DNA from Corvus moneduloides isolate bCorMon1 chromosome 8, bCorMon1.pri, whole genome shotgun sequence:
CCTGAGCGCCAGTGCCACTACACACACGCCAGCTCGCTTCAATTTCGCTGTGCCAGCTCCCGGCACCGAGAGCTggcggggaggaggagaggtgaGGCTGTGAAACGGagcttcctcctttctttttgttgttattgttgttgttgtggcGGTCGCTGCCATCGCCCGGCGGCGCGGGGCAGTCCCTCGGCCGAGCCCCGCGGGGGCGATgaccgcccccggcccgccccacCTGCGCCGGGCCCCGCGGAGCCGGGCGAAGCAGCCCCCACCGGGACGGGCACGGGCTCCCCgccggccgccccgccgcccccacCTGCGCCCCGGCCCTCCCCGCCTTTGTGCCCGCGgcctcccgccgcccccggccgccgcccgcTGTCAGCCGCCGCCCGGCCGAgccccccggcccgcccgccccgTACCGTGCGGCTCCGCCATCCTCCCGCGGCGCGCTCGGCTCCCGCTCCGcgcccggccctgccctgccggCCACCGTCTGTGCGCACCGAGCCGTCACGGGACCGCCCGCCCACGGACCTCCCGCGGCACTCGGGGCGGGACCGCCGAGCGCGGACACCGAGCGCTTCCAGGTTACGGCGGAAGCGCCGCGTTGCCAGTGGCGacggcgggagcggggccgtgcggggccgtgcggggccAAGCGCTCCCGGCGCCCGGGCCGGCTCCCCGCGGGGCTCGGGCGGGGCTCCCCTGCGCTGTCCCAGCGCCGATCGCGGGTCCCGTGGGTGGGTCCCGGCCCCGCACGCCCCGCTGAAAGCTGCCGTCGTGCCAGCGCTGCCGAGGTGTCCCCGGGTGAGGAGAGCAGCCCGTAGCTCCGTTGGTGACCCACTGCAACTCATTAAAGTGTTTCAACAAACAGGAAGTGTTTTCCTGCCATTCCAAGCGCTGAACTGGCGAGTTGGCCCCCGGCGCAGCTAGGATCGGGAATTCTGGTGGGATGGGGGGTGCGGAGCAGCTCTCCGCAGTGCTGGACGCTCAGGGCACAGCCACCCGCTCTTGCTGCAAGGCACCTTTAGCTGCTGAGACATCGCCAAAGAGATGGACGTGGGGACCGCGACACTCCCGTGTCTCCTTTCTCGACAAAATCGGGACTattcccagctggcaactaCTGTAACCTCAGACCAGTGTGCTGATTCTTCTTTCTGTAGCAGGTATCTCAGGCTAAGCCCAACCAAGCTGCCCTTGCAAGGGATACGTGGGAGCTGCAAGAAAGGGCAGCAGCCGTTCAGAAGGTGACAACCACACCTCTGTGTGGACAAACACACTCACGTGTGACAGAGCACCTGCCATCAGTCGCCCTTTCATTTCGGATGGGCTTTAAAAGCAAGTTCTTAGACGACTTGTTAGAACACatctttcagtattttgctGAGAAAGGTTTAGCTTTTTTAATGCTAAGTTCTCAGGTGGTTGCAATCAGTTCCCCTTTCAAGCCTAGATGGATTCTGCACTGCAGTAGTATCTCAACTtcataatttctaaaataaggTTCAAATTAATAGGAGTCTACTAATTGATCTCAGTACTTGCTGGTCTGGACTGGTCCCACGGGCTCACGTTCAGCAGCTACTTCAGCAGAATCAAAACCATGAGTAAATTCGGGAGCCATTTCCTACATCAGATAGTCAAATATGAGTATCTGCTATTTCCATCAGGTTTTTTACAACTATTGGCAATCATCTGGGCTGATTTCAGTGAAACAAGGATATTCACATTCAATTATCAAATACCAAAATTCTACCAATTGCCTTTGTGTGCATCTGTGGCAAACCAAACAGTTCAATGTGGTTATGTGGGCTTTTACTAATAAATGCTGGACAGCATTAAAAGCAGAATTGGCCTTTTGGTGTATTGGATCACAAGGCAGAAACCAGTTGGAATTTCCTAGTGACAATATTTCTTACAATGACTGGATGTTTATTTGCTGTTATTAATCAGTAAAACTTCATTGTGGACAGTGCAGGATCCTCTGTAAGACATGGAAATACACAATTTGCCTTGAGAGCTTGgaatctgaaataaatgtttcttgTGTGACTTAATTGAACACAGTTATTTGCCTTAAAAAACTGTAACACTCTAGGGAGGATCTGAATGTTTTGTTGACCGTGTACCTTTACGTTTGTCAGGCTCTGTGTGCAAAGTGTCACTGCCCAGTTGCCTTAGCATCGAGAGACTTACAAAGGATATGTGCTACATGTACTCTGGTTCTGTTAGAGATTCTAGTTCTGTTTCTACTGgctttgctttaaaatacattatttgaaATCTAAAGAAATGTTACTTTATACTCAAAAACCCTGATCTGTTCTGAAAAGCTGATataaagcagagcaggacaattgCCACAAGAGATAAATCAGCCAAGAAATTTACACTGGTAACTCCACCCTTCTGCTGCAAATCCTTAAATATGTCATATGAGATTAGACTGATACTATGGTAATACTTGTGCCAACAATCAGAACTAACAGACATTTTTGCAAAGGCAGAATTCATGCATGGaagatttgtttttaatctgcCCAAATGGAGTAGTTAATTTTATACCCTCCTACTGGATGCTGGAAAGCTCAGCTCCAACCTACTCCCAGTCTCAACCAGCACTGTTTGTCCCCAGATCTCATTGGCACCGAcctgtcccagagcagaagGTGAATATAAGAGTTCACAATCCTTGCAAGTATTAGTTAGTTAAGGGTCTCTCAGGATCAGGTGACTGTGCTGACAGGCCTGTATTTTGAACCTTGTGGGTACTGTGACTGAGCACCTCTCTTTAAGATAAATCCACAGACAGCAAGTCAGAGGTTCCTCAGTCTTTGTTGCCCCAGAAAACCCACAGGACTGTACAAGGACCTTGAATTATTGCCATCCACACTGAAatgagcaggaggagaaataTAATTAAAGAGCATTTCATAACCTACATAGTTCTGAATTAAGGTTTCAGCGGCGATTTCATTTGGACATTGCCTCTTTTAAAGGCTTGGCTTTGCAGCATTCATAATGTTCCTGTAACACCTGTAGCATTTCCTGTGCTCCTGAAAAGGACAACTGTTGGTGCAGGACCACACAGCATCACAGCACCTCCATGGGccatcagctgtgctggcacctTTGTGTGTCCAGCACAGATTCCTGCCCCTTTTActgaaagagaaacagcagcagtggacTGTTATCCTCCATCCAGaccagcagcagaaggggaTGAGTGTTGGAATTTGGATTATTCTGTGGATTCATAAGACCACTCCTAAGGCTATTTAGTATTTACACAGTTGTTTCAAGCATGTTTCTACAAAACAGTGTGATTTATTAGGAGCTAGCTCTTACACAATGGactaaaataaagcaattaattAGTTAAGCTTGCTTAAGCCAACCATAAGATCAATCTAGCAACTTCAGAATCATCTTTGACCAAATTCAGATACCTCTGATATATAGTCCCACTTGCCTTCTTTTAATTTAGTTGCTGCCAGACTAATGAATTGACCCTTTCTCTCTTGGTCATGTGGCCTTTTCACTATCTCCTCCCAGCTGTAAAATTTTTGTCATCCAACTACCCGAAAACCTGCTCTCCTcccccaggcaggcagctgctgctgcctcggCCAAGGACACTCAGCTCCAGTcgtttctgtgctgctgctggggcagacAGCACAAGAGGCAAATTCTTTGCTGGCTGAGCCAACATGAAGACCAGCCTCAGGGAAGCTCTGCTCCACTTCCAGCTCTGCAAGTCAGGATGTCCCAGCAAGCACAGCCCGTTgtgccccttcccacccacatacccctctgctctgccctgtgtggggctgcttcccacagctctCCCTTGCTACTctgttccctccctgctgcctgtgcctgacCTCCACTCTCAGACTCGGATCACCTGTTCCTTCCCCAGACTGTCCCTCCTTTCTCAATCTCCAACAGGACCTCCAACTTTGGTTCCCCACGCCAGGTCCTAGTCCAGTCTCTTGTCTGGTTCTTCACATCACTGCCTATCCCCCTGACTTTccactttcttccttcttctttccttgtactAAAATTCTGTTGTGTCTTCTGTCTGCCAGTTCCTTGCCAACCAGCCTCAACATAAAACTCCTCTAATTCCcagttgttctttctttctttctgtatctCAGTCTCTCACTATCATGTCTCAAATCTCCAAATTCCATCCTAGGTTTTACCTTCCTCTCATCTACACCTCAGTCTATCCAGACCTCCCTGCCATATCCTATTCCTTTCCCTTGAATTGTCAGTTTACCAGATGTTTGTCTTCAGTCTCTTGGCCAAGGGTTGCAAGGGGTTTAGTTATTTTGGGGGAGAGAGGCATGTTTTGAAGGCTGATGGCACAACAAATCCCGCTTCATTTTGTGAGCACCATACCCATCATGGAAATAGTGTATGCCTTTGTCATTCTTTTCTGCCTTCCCCTCGAATGGCACCTTGGCTCCACTGCCTTTATTATGAGTAGACAAAAACTGGGAAGGCTGGGCCACTTGGcagaaggggagagaggagggcaCAGAAACCAAACCTGGAGGATGCACATGAAGAGTCAGAGCCCTTGTCAATGTCTAGAAGCTGATACTCAGGACTGACACCAAGCTCTGTCCCATTGAAATCAGACTCTGATTCCCCAGAGCAAAAGCTTTTGCTTGGGGCAAGATGCCTTTGCAATACAAAGAAGGATGCAAAGAAGGAGGAACCTCAAAATGTGGTTCTCTGTTGAAGGACTACAGTACAGTAAGATGTTGCTATTTTTACTGTCTCTTCCTTTTATATATTCAGAGCCAGGTCTGCTTACTTGAGCGACAAGaagttatttttgcttttttctccaaTTGTTTTTACAAAGCAAATGTGTGATAAAAGGACAGAGTACCTGTGTTCTCAAAAACAAGCAGCACAATTTAGGATTTTAGAACTACCATGTAAAAACTAATTCTGGTCCTGCCAGCTTCTACTTTCATTAGCCACCTATCCATGTCTGTTAGCAATTTTTTAAACAGGCTTTCTAGGTCTTACAAGAGCTCTTCCAGGTGGAAAGACAGGACATATCAGCACTGAAACAGCACATCCAGAATGTCATGCATGaagttattttcttatttacCTGTGTGCACACAAACTTCTTCCAGTATGTGCTGTGTTCCAACTGCCCCAGCAGTTCTTAAGTTTGTTTAGTGCAAGGAAAAACTGCAAATCCAGCAGGCTATCAAGCAAGCTAATCTTCAGTTATACAAACGGAGAGTCAACCAGTTCAAACAATTTATCTTTCAAAGTCAACAAgacaaacaacagaaacaagCAAGAGCTTCTTCATTCACAACAGAcaataaactgtatttttttagtgTAGCTATTCTAGGCAGGATAGTAACAGCTGTTAGAAActcctgtttttcctgcagtgaaagACAGGGCAAATTAAAGGCTTCAGTTGCCTGTACTTTGAAAGGGGAGAAAGGCCAGAATGAAAAACTCAGTTAAACTGAAACAGATGCTGATTATTCCAGCTCCAGTCAGGACATCCCTGAAGAAACCAACCTTtcttgatttaattttcttttctggtacTTGCAAATCCATTTCTGACATCCCAGGAAAACTCCAAAGGACAAAACAGGATCCAACAGGACACTCTGTGTTCTGGTAGACAAGCTCTTAGCTTTGGTCTGCAGCACCTGAATTTCAGTAGATCGTGTGCCTACCAAGGACTAACCACATCCAGGTCTAGTATAACTCCCACAACTAAGGGGCAAGAGGGGATGAGTACTCTCAAAAGTGAGTTTAAATCTACAGAGGTTGAGCTTCCTCTGTAGTCAATAAGATAAGCCTCTGCTTAGGCACTCTGAATCATATTCTGAAGAAATCACTTTTTCCATTGACCTCATGCAGACGCTGGGGAGTTGAGCTTTCCAAGGGAAAAGCCACTTCCTCCCCAGGAAAGTGCATTCAAGTCTAAGTAGCCCTGGGTTCACCAGCTTTTCACATGCCTCACGTTGCTCTGGGACCTGGGAGCTGCTCGAGTGCTGTAGGTCTGTGCCTGCAGGTGATACAAGGCATCTCCTACCATTCTACCTGTTTCCTTTGGCTCTCATGGAAGTCTTCTAAAACTGGCTGGCACCAGTACTGTGGTATGGTGTGGCTCGGATTTCATTTACACTGCATGTTGTTTCATGCCTTCAGAGATCCGTGGAGATTAGTACCAGGCTGACTGGAATGGCACGGTGCATAGGAATGTGACTGCAGCCCAAGTTTTTGTCTGCTGAACTTCATACAAGGGCATATCCTGACTCCATTCCACATAAAAGAAGGATCAGGCTTCCACTTCCCCCTTGTCCTCTCTGATCTTCCAGTTCTCAGCAGCCACAACAGAGTGACAGTGTAGCCTCTCCTTCTGAGAGAGAGCCTGACCACAACCAGTTCTGAACCGTATCATTTCTAGCTGATAAAGGTGTGAAGCTAAAGGAAGGAGGCTCCCACAGTAGCCAAGAAAGGGGAAAGGTCTCTGGGAGTGGTGGCTCCAGCAAGGCAGAACAACTTTATTACAAGTTTTTTTGAGATTGCTGTAAACAACTCACCTGTGTCCTGAAAGTGGCTGGGAGTGGCAGCACGTCCATGCTGAGCTCTGTGAaacagcagcccctgcccaggcacGTATCTCTGCCAGCAGGTTAACCCAGGCCACAGGCACAAGCAGTTTTCCTTGGGATTACAGCTTGTCACTGCTGCAAGCTCTGCTGCCTGAAATGTGGAAGGAGATGAAGATCAGCTGAATAGGAGAGtctccaggaaaacaaacaaacaaacacaacccTTGTTCGCATCCTCACAATCAGAAAGATATTCTTTAAAAGTGACCCAGGAAGAAAAAGTTgaatttgaataaaatatttgcctGTTGGTCTTAATAGCTGCAGCTCTgctattttctcttcctcttccagaGTGCCAGCAGAGATTGAGTGCTGGAGTCAGGGATGTATTTCCTGAAGGGTGACAAATAGCAATAAAGCCTAAAGTCAATTCCACATTGAAATTCTTACATAAATTGTTCCTTCCTGAAGAAAAGAGATGGATGAAAAATATAATCAGAAAGTAATATGAAATAAGTAATCCTACAGTTCAGTTACAGGAAGTGAAAAGAACAACCCCAACAATCGGTCAGGGAGCCAGGCATTACAGGGAGTACACCTATAAAGGGAGGTTTCAGCTGAGGATTTCTAAATGAAACTCTGAAAACTAAATCATTCAGGTGCAGATAGATCTTCCAAAAGGAGATCATGAAACTCCTTCTGCCCAGAGCCATGAAAACTAGAGCAGAGTGAGTGCCAGCAACCCTAACATTTATGATTATTGTGGTATTACACAGGAGCCTTGATCTTTGGGGTGCAAGGGGGGGGCAAGGGGGGGGAATTGTACAAGAAGAGTGTTCTCATTCAGAGGCTGAAAGCCAAGTGTAAGACCAGAAAAATGACACGTATTTGTCACAGGCACAGGGAGCatgaggagagaaaagcagtcaGAGTGCTGCCAAGCTTTTTTTATAGGCCATACGCACAAGGAGAGTGTTGGAGAGAGCtcagaaagattattttttcaacaCACATTATTAAGAGCCTGGTTGCAAGGCTGGGAGGAAGCACAGAGATGTTTGAAATGACAGCAAGTAGGCAGTGGAACTGGTCATCACAAGCTGATCTCAGGAAAAGAGCTGATATCCCAGTAATAGTCTGGAACAGATGAACAGGGATGGGCTAGGGAAAGACGGATCTTGAAGAGGAAGGAGCGACACAGAGCAAAGGGCTAAGAACAGTCCTGCATTGTGAGGACAAGGGCTTGGTTATCCAagagttttctttccctctcttgtTTCTCAGGGGGAGGAGTGGTGTTTCAAGGGAGAATAATACAGTCATTTGACTGTGTTGAGAGATTTATGATTTGACTTTACCATGTGTTAAAATATTGATTCTCTTTCTAACATATGCTTGAGATAGTGACAATAGCTTTTCTATATAGAAGACTGACTTCTGCAAACAAAAGGTGGGACTTCATAGTAGGATGCAGCGAGGATGGGTAAAAACAAAGCGATGTAAGTGAAGCACAAGTCTCAATTTTCTTCCACTCAATTAAATAAAGATAGCAAGAGAGACACTGAGCAGTGTGTGGCAGTGAGAAGCTGGAACAATTAAACAATAATCTGACAGACGGTGCACTTACGGGCAATTACAGCAAGCCTCTGCTGGCACTTCAGGGCACGAGGCCAAAGACTTGAGCGATTCAAACCCCACGAGCAGAGCAGTAACCTCCTAGAAATGCCAGTGTAGAGCATTTGGCTTAGGAGACCAGAATGAGACTTACATGGAGCCGGGTCTCTGCATTTACCAGGTGTTAGCAGGAAGAGTGGCCTGtcaaaaagctgtttctgtgtcCCTTGGATAATGCATTACCAGGCATGTCTCTTTGCCTTTTGCATACAGCTTGAGGATCCCACTGCATCAAACAACAAACTTAAAATAAGTATATTCAGAAAGCTCAACTAAAAGAAATCATTTGTCTGTCAACTCTCTTTCAAAATAAGGACTGGGTTACACACCAAGCTATCAAGCTTCAGGCTCTGAAGGCATTTGGGACTCCCGCAGGAGCCACACCAGGCTTTCTGTTCCCCGCCTTACCCCACCCAGTAAACCCAAACCACCTTCCTCCTGTCTCTGAAGCTGGGCTCTGTGTCCCATGGTACCTACCACTCAGCAGCTTCAGGGACAATTGCATGAAATCTGCAGGTGTGTGTCTGAAAGCACTGGGATGCATTGTTCAACAAATGCTGCCACACTGCATTTCTGATCTTGTCAGCACATAGAGAGGTGAAACAAGCTCtagatttttagaaaaaaagaaaagagggagagatcCAAGTGGAAAGCAAACACAGATCAGGTGCTGTTAAAAGCTTCTTAAACCGtcaacaaaatatttacttaaacTCAGAACAGAAAGTCACCTTCAAGATGGGTAGTTCTCATCAAagtggctttatttttaaacacccCATGTCTGGAGCTACATGATTATACAGGACTCTGAAccaaatttttgctttttaaagtaagGACTTGATTCCAGACTTTCTTGTCATATGGAAAACATGAACTTGAAAGGctcaaaaagcagaaggaaaataaaaagcatttaaaatgtataaagaCAAAAACCAAGCCTCATAAATAAATGGGACTGGCAACATTGCTTCACCTAAATGCTCTTTTCTTCTACTTAGTAGGAGATGTTTCTCAAGACTTGAAATAAGTGTTGTTTTGTATCTGCAGGGCTTTCAGCAAGTGGCTGCCAAATTACGAAACCCTCTGGATTCCAGCAACGCACATCTCTGCTGTCTGCTGCACTCGGAGTATCtgggaacaggaggaggaaaacaagcttatcatttataaaattattgCTGGTTTTGTGGTTGTGAGGCTCTCTGCAGTGCACAAGAATAACTTGTTTGTGACATCAGTAAAATAAGGATGTGCAACCTAGAGCACGTTGTCCTCTCCATGGATACCACACTTACGCTTTCTCAAATAACACTGGGTTTCATCCCAAGGTTGAGTCTCAGGACTCTGGGAAGCTTCGTGTCATGGGGACACAACTTGAGACCTGGGCACAAGGACAGCCTTGTTCTGACTTCTCCAGCCTTGTGGAGTGGCACCAAGATAATGCACTGACTCAGCACAGTCCCATTGCAAGTGCACGGTGCTTTTACCCATGGAAGGGGTTTGGCAAACAACTTCCTAGATATTCCTGGCAACTGGAAAGGCCCATGAGAGAAATGAATGGGTGCTTGAGCATATGTCGACCCCAAAGGCCAAAAAGACTAAAAAATGGAGTATAACTATGCTTTCTTTAGGAGAAGAGATTGGATTTCTCATCTGTAACTGGAAAACTCACaacttttcttgtttctcttccaACTAAACAAGGGGACTTAGGTCCTCTATGAAatgcttttccctcctcttaaCTATAGCCAACACTGTTCTAGTGAATAAATACCAGCCTTACTCAAAACTAAACCCAGTCTTGTTTTTAAGGCGCTTTGAAAAGTAGGACATTAAGCTGCGTGCCCatgcctccctcccctctctcaTCCAGATCTCCCAGTCATGAAGGTGGTaactatgatttttttcccaggaaaggagaaaaaggaaggaggcGTCTTAAAAACAGACTTACTAGAAACTGTTGAAAACAACCTTCACAATCACGCCTGTCCCAGTGCTATCAGCTTTCTAGATAGGCTGCCAAGCTGGCATTTGAGTAGCTAAGAAAATGGATCTAGTACAGGATGCCAGACTCCTCAGTCACGAAAATGCTCAAGTAACAAACTCGGTTGACCATTGTTTCTTATcaccaagcaaacaaaccccGTTGGCAGGAAAACTGCTATTGGAAAATGATTCCCTGCACGACTGAGATGGACTCCAAATGCCAGTGCTCACATAATGCTGGACTCCAGGTGGCCATTGGCACTGTGAAGGACACTGGCAAAAAAACCTGGCCTGCAATTTGATTTCAACATCTTGCTTTCAGCTCATTTCTGTTGCTCTGCAGGCCATATTTGTTACTACAGGAGTAACTCCTGCTTTCACAGTGCAAAAATTTCAGTCATAACTGGGTATCTTTTACGTTCATTTTTAGCCAGAGCCATCTCTAAGATGCTGGATCAGttcttaaaaacaaactaacaacTACCAAATTACTGATCTGCAAATTGTACTGTTTAAAATGCACTGGTTTACAACACATCCATCACAAAGCAGTGCCTCATCCTTTCACTTCCAGTCAGCACAAAATACTGATTGGCACATGGAAAAGCACATCAGACAAAGGAgcttttcccactgaaatcagtgggaatGCTTCTGAGCACTTCAAAGGGTAGAGAAGGATGTCCCCAGCAAGCACATCCATTTTACAGCCTCATCAACAGAAATCTTCTGACCTGAAAGTGGAATATGTGAGTAAGAACAAAAAGCACTCATTTCTGTGCTGCCCAGGACCAGCCCAGGAGTGTTATCTTTGGCCAGCGCCacaaaaggcaggaaagaggAGCCCTGCTCTCACCCTCCGTGGGTTCTGCTGGCCTCCAACCCAGCATCAGGCGAGGCTTCCAGCACAGTGGAACCGGGCTACCTGAGGGACTGTCAGCTTCCTACTCTAAGTTTCttagaggaaaaaggaaatagttCTGGAACAATGCAGACAGAGGCTTTAAATAACTATCAGAGGTGCCACTTACTGGAAACTAAAAGTTTTATCACTGCTCTCCCAGCAAACCTTGGATCCCACAGCTGACAGGTCCACCTGAGCTAGCAGAAGGAAGCACGCAGACAGCCACCATCAAGGCAGAATGGAAAAGAATTATCAGCAAAGATTATTTTCTCCCTCATTTTACTCATCCACGGCCAGTCCCTGTGCAAAGCGAGAAGCCAGATCTCAATCCCAGAACACGGAAAGGAGCCGTCCCCGCCTGCCCAGGCCAGGTTAGCAGGATTACCAGCCTGAACTGCCAATCCCCAGGCACACAGGGTGTGCAGGGCACACAGGCAAGCTCATCAGCAAACTCTAAAATTACAACACATCCCGGAATCGGGGCTTGCTGGGGCATCGCCAAGGCACAGGACAGGTGAATCCCTCTCCACCGATCCCGCGTCACACGCGGCTCCCCGCGGGggtttcccaggaaagctgctccCGGTGGCAAAGATCCTCCAAAAGGCGGACCCCTGTGGGGGGCGTGGGGGATCTGGGTGCACTGGCCCGTCAGGTTCGGCGACATTTAAGCTCTCAGTGTTTAAAAAGACACCGGCTTTTACTGCTGTTTACATGTCAAACAGCAGCATGATTCACATCGTGAATCCCGAGGCGCTGCCTGGAAACGAAAACCGGGACGCGTACGCCCTGGCCACGCCCGTCTGTTGGACGGTGTCTGCTGAGGATTTTatttacagaagcagaaaataaaccataaaAGCGCCCCAAAGCCTGAGTTCCGCGGCGGGCCCCGGCAGGCGGGCAGGCAGCGGCTCGCCAGGGCCAGGCAGGCCCACGCAGGTGGAACGGCTCCGCCCCAGCGCAGAGCCCGGCGCAGCCAAGGCGGGGGGCGGcaccccgggatcccgggaCCGGGATAGCCCCGGGGGAGCCGCTCCCGCCCCACCCGGGGCTGCCCAGGCGCAGCGCCACGCCAAGGACTACAATTCCCAACGCGCATTGTGGCCGGAGCCCCGTTCGGCCTACCACTCCCAGCATGCACCGGGGACACGACCGGAGTGCGTGGGCGGGGCGCCGCGCAGTGGAAGCTGGGAGCTGTAGTTGTCCCCGGGGGCGGTGCCGTGCCGCAGCCGCCATGCCGGAGGGGACGGGAGCGCTCCGGGAGGTGCTGCCCAAGCAAGGTAGCGGCGGCGAGCactgcccggcccggcccggcccggcccggcgcggcgcggcgctCGCTCACGgcccttttctctctttgcagGGCAGCTGTCGGTGGAGGACACGGCCGCCATGGTGCTGTGCAAGCCCAAGATCCTGCCCCTCAAGTCGGTGTCgctggagaagctggagaagctgcagcGGGCGGCGCTGGAGGCGGCCCAGGCGCCCgaggcggccccgccgccgtcCGCGGGGGCCGCACCGCCTCGGCAGTAGCGCGGGGAGGGTCGCGCCCGGCGGCACCCGCGATCGGAGGTACCGCTGTGTAACGGGGCTGCGGATTAAAGCGCGGCCTGAACGCAGGCGGTACTGccgggctgggaggggaggcCGCGCGTCGGGCGTTGTTGGTGTAGAAGTTGCGCTGGTTGCTGCCCAGGCGATGTTTTAAACGCGTCTAAATTTAGAGGTACCAGAGCCCCTCAGACTGCGGGAGGAGGGCGAGTTACACAACCCCACTGCTC
Protein-coding regions in this window:
- the BBIP1 gene encoding BBSome-interacting protein 1 → MPEGTGALREVLPKQGQLSVEDTAAMVLCKPKILPLKSVSLEKLEKLQRAALEAAQAPEAAPPPSAGAAPPRQ